The following nucleotide sequence is from Streptomyces sp. HUAS CB01.
AGCGCCCAGTCGTTGTCCTCTGCCTGCTGGTACAGGTTGCCGACGCTGGCCGTACCCCAGCCCTGCTTCATGCGGGCCAGATCGTGGGACGTGCCCGTGAAGGCGTACTGGTCGGCCGAGTTGATCAGCAGTGCCTTCGCGGTGGCGGCGTGCGGCCGGGACGCGAAGACGTCGCGGTCCAGACCGGGGCCGCCGTCGAAGACCCCGTCCGCCCACATCTGGAAAATGAGGCCCGCGTAGCCGCACGTGATCGGCGTGGAGGCGCTGGTGCCGCTGAACGTGCCGGTGTACGAGGCGTCGCCGCCGCTCGCGGTGGTGTGGACCGCGTCGTAGTAGTTGGAGAGGTCGGGCTTGATCCGCCCGTCCGCGGCCGGGCCGATGCTCGCCCCGCCGTTCCACGCGTCATCGGCGCGGGAGAGGGTGTCGTAGTGGTAGGTGCCACCGACGGACATCACGTTCTTCGCCCACGCCTGAGGCCGGGCGGAGCGGTTGCCGGTGTTGCCCTGGGACTGGCAGATCAGGATGTCGTGGTCGAAGACGATGTCGTCCATCGCCGCCGACGTGGCGTTGTAGCCGAACGTCAGCGCGCTGCCCCAACTGTTGGACTGGAACACCGCCCGGTACGGGCCCGTCGGGTCGACGAGCTGCCCGGTGTGCTCCCACCGGTCGGACACCAGGCTGTGGGCGGCGAAGATGGGCTGTGCCTGGGGGAGCAGGCCGCGGGCGGTGGCGTTGACACCTGAGGCGAAGATCTGCCCGTATGTCGAGGTGCCGTGGCTCGTGCTGGTGGTGTTGGCGGTGTGCAGGATCGGCGGGTACGCCGCGAACTCCTGGTGCGTGGTGCGCAGTCCGGTGTCCATCACCTCGCCGCGCACGCCTTGCCCGAGGTACCCGAGCGCCGTCTCCACCGCGTTGGCGCCGCCCGCGGCACGGGCGTTGTCCATGTCCACCTGGGGTGCCGTCCACACGTCGAGCGCGAGCACCGGGTCCAGGTGCGCCACGGCAAGTGCCTGCGCCGGCTTGAGGGTTGACTCGATCAACTGCAGGCCCGCCGAGACGGCGTCGACCCGGCCGCCGAGCTCCGTGATCCGTCTGACCACCGCACGCTGGTCGGCGGCGTCCGGTTCCACGAGCGTGACGACATAGCGGCGCGTGCTCGGCTGCACGGCCCCGCCTTCCAGCTTGTCGCCGGCGTCGTACCGTCCGACCCATCGCACGTACGGCAGCGCGGCGACCCGCCCTCGGGCCGCCTTGTCCATGCGCACCACGTACGTCGCGTCGGGAATGTAGGCGCCGAGCCGG
It contains:
- a CDS encoding S8 family serine peptidase yields the protein MRNPARTAVYTVLALALAASASPALSVSAHPDRAEPTGLATAHDHLDRPPTHVRLRTRTFDPTTPEGERSRPRGNLRTTNGRTYLVQFTTTPLDSHRAELAALGARLGAYIPDATYVVRMDKAARGRVAALPYVRWVGRYDAGDKLEGGAVQPSTRRYVVTLVEPDAADQRAVVRRITELGGRVDAVSAGLQLIESTLKPAQALAVAHLDPVLALDVWTAPQVDMDNARAAGGANAVETALGYLGQGVRGEVMDTGLRTTHQEFAAYPPILHTANTTSTSHGTSTYGQIFASGVNATARGLLPQAQPIFAAHSLVSDRWEHTGQLVDPTGPYRAVFQSNSWGSALTFGYNATSAAMDDIVFDHDILICQSQGNTGNRSARPQAWAKNVMSVGGTYHYDTLSRADDAWNGGASIGPAADGRIKPDLSNYYDAVHTTASGGDASYTGTFSGTSASTPITCGYAGLIFQMWADGVFDGGPGLDRDVFASRPHAATAKALLINSADQYAFTGTSHDLARMKQGWGTASVGNLYQQAEDNDWALPILVNETDVLTGGQTATYTLTTDGSQPLKATMVYTDPMGSPSAAQARVNDLTLKLTAPDGTVYWGNNGLAADVWSTPGGSANTIDTVENVFVQTPAAGTWTIEVIASQVSADGHVETPTTDADFALVATGKVTG